The proteins below are encoded in one region of Oryzias melastigma strain HK-1 linkage group LG7, ASM292280v2, whole genome shotgun sequence:
- the dnah12 gene encoding dynein heavy chain 12, axonemal isoform X1 translates to MLARFLRGLSTSGILFLCIRFFFFKYPWHPPPGHSVSQKMDGWKKLPVLPPIKGRWRPDELEKIITKKREMEEEQEVHEEKLRRLSSKIAQQQNKSLTNLVSRAKKEMEKSQKEGACRLSPEPQFPPSMLSEEQQRLKTYNFLKHCVESRSDDYNMPQDWMDNILARVPAKLKETPNRKEHTEELCNLVKDDFKKVLVQYTVDSVLKNPLNEEQNSEEQILSQPRIVEFSQPRYDSFLKTRSWTENKLHIVEPVMQSILDIGITTFSSLVLVNLPEYRALGPMDCKTLQNKLTLECKRKEDSVMSIWFPQILKLFNFEKIQESTDDQKQASFYKCASTLISNQLRSALHKSIDEFVSVFHPSRKHCLPIFQMALTFDDEKMEMYPTPRDVETSVLEILNVITNTFQKVQTVQSWLGHTSPSFVNAKVTEDYFSWAQTTVKNAVLKNMEEPGKHFQSYVDSYRWLVNGTARTQVDTFFKEEHSFEDYTKKVEEFHNLAKKIISLPSKVYFTMVQLDCEELKQGLANKAKGYADLLLEKLVIRQRQQSLLICSEFEAIKKRILDVPKSTEEIAEMEKYIDFTKKNVIPELNKKVKDASSHIIYLLETHVAKSEDIKLNSTVYLWPHNILLAFEQSEEVLQSSRQKEEKELLAKRERLTAQLEKLERTIKTFPLCSELGLIQEYVADVRTAGKRLQETEETIAGINKEESFYKWEITCYPEVKAMREQMEPYQKVFECILKWQHAESRWMDGSFLDLNGETMETQVDEFYREIYKMLKFFQQKQSKAAQEMAKTYRKAEGQPDEKDPIKQESPTVNLCSIVIEQIKKFKDYIPVVSILCNPGIRGRHWEKMSQIVGYDLTPNFGTSLRKLLQLKLEPFLEEFESISVAASKEFSLEKAMQTMTQVWDAVSFHHQPHKDTGVSILTALDDIQMMLDDQIVKTQTMMGSPFVKPFQNEMKQWEERLLHIQESIDEWLKLQAQWLYLEPIFSSQDIMQQIPEEGRLFQTVDQNWREIMGHCIKDPKVLQATSLPGLLETLQECNALLEKIMKGLNAYLEKKRLFFPRFFFLSNDEMLEILSETKDPLRVQPHLKKCFEGIAKLDFLPNLDIQAMYSSEGERVELIQNISTSEAKGAVEKWLLQLEDAMVSSVRDVIDRSRVAYEKTARNQWVKEWPGQVVLCSSQIFWTLEVHKAFETGTNGLKKYYQQLQNQLNDIVELVRGKLPKQTRTTLGALVTIDVHARDVVMELIEKGVSHDTDFQWLAQLRYYWMNDNVRVHIINCDVKYAYEYLGNSPRLVITPLTDRCYRTLIGAFHLNLGGAPEGPAGTGKTETTKDLAKALAVQCVVFNCSDGLDYLAMGKFFKGLASSGAWACFDEFNRIELEVLSVVAQQVLCIQRAIMHKLEHFDFEGTMLKLNPNCFVSITMNPGYAGRSELPDNLKVLFRTVAMMVPNYALIAEISLYSYGFLNAKPLSAKIVMTYRLCSEQLSSQFHYDYGMRAVKAVLLAAGNLKLKFPNENEDILLLRSIKDVNEPKFLSHDIPLFNGITSDLFPGISLPVADYKLFLEAAEECCKIHNVQPTPVFMEKLIQTYEMMIVRHGFMLVGESFAGKTKVLHVLADTLSLMNERGHGEEEKVIFRTLNPKSITMGQLFGQFDLVSHEWTDGVVANTFREFALAETPDRKWVVFDGPIDTLWIESMNTVLDDNKKLCLMSGEIIQMSSQMSLIFEAMDLSQASPATVSRCGMIYMEPSQLGWKPLVISWMNTLPDPLQNPENHSLILDLFHWLIPPSLQMLRKHCREVVPTSNSHTVVALCRLFKMILDEPLKTEPDEESIHTWIMAAFASSLVWSVGGCCDTDSREKFSDFIRQIVSGKDKEHPIPETIERWECPINEKGLVYDYFYEFKEKGRWIHWKDTIQNINLGDINTKGQEIIVPTIDTVRYTYLMDLCISQGIPLLFVGPTGTGKSVYVKDKLMNNLDKDSYLPFFINFSAHTSANQTQNIIMSKLDKRRKGVFGPPLGKKYVLFVDDLNMPAREQFGAQPPVELLRQFLDHGHWYDLKDTSKISLVDVQFISAMGPPGGGRNAVTSRFLRHLNVISINPFSDDTMVHIFSSIVSFSMKKNLFLPEFVNVGNQIVTAMMEVYKKAMENLLPTPAKSHYTFNLRDFSRVIQGCLLLKKESLEDKHTLIRLFVHEVFRVYYDRLVDNEDRTWLYQLMQSIVKDHFNEPFDQVFEQLKQDDKELEEKDMHNLLFGDYMNPDLEGDERLYTEVPSVETFAEVVKSCLEEYNQMHKNRMNLVIFRYLLEHLSRISRILKQPGGNALLVGVGGSGRQSITRLATSMAHMTLFQPEISKNYGMTEWRDDLKMLLKNAGVKGQKTVFLITDTQIKDEAFLEDIDSVLNTGEVPNLFAVDEKQEIMETIRPIAQAGNKSVELSPLTLFAFFVARCKENLHVVVAFSPIGKAFRKRLRQFPSLINCCTIDWFQPWPEEALERVANSFLESLEMSENERQEVITICKTFHTSANQLSDKFQAELGRYNYITPTSYLELIATFQQLISQKRETIMNAKQRYINGLDQLAFAESEVAKMKKELVDLQPKLEQAKIENTKMMEVIEVESIEVEAKSRVVHVDEEAAAIKANEAQALKSECESDLAEALPALEAALTALDTLKPSDISIVKAMKNPPSGVKLVMAAVCVMKNVKPDRIPDPAGTGKKISDFWGPSKKLLGDMNFLRDLKEYDKDNIPVPVMHTIRNEFMTNPDFDPSKVANASSAAEGLCKWITAMEVYDRVAKVVAPKKAKLAEAQESLAATKAVLDQKRAELKEVEDRLTALQKTFEEKTEEKARLEMQVELCARKLERAEKLIGGLSGEKTRWSKAAEDLQNTYDNLTGDVLISAGVIAYLGPFTSGFRQNCTKSWTTLCQSKNIPSSDEFSLSKTLGDPIEIRAWNIAGLPNDSFSIDNGVVVRNSRRWPLMIDPQGQANKWVKNLEKDNNLNVIKLTDGDYMRTLENCIQFGTPLLLENVGEELDPSLEPLLLKQTFKQGGVECIKLGDRVIEYSADFRFYITTRLKNPHYLPEVATKVSLLNFMITPEGLEDQLLGIVVAKERPELEEERNALILQSANNKRQLKETEDSILETLQSSKGNILEDESAIQILDSAKIMSNEITKKQQIAEKTELKIAESREGYREVAKHSSILFFSIADLTNIDPMYQYSLIWFVNLYINSIQDSIKSKVLKQRLEYLKDHFTYNLYCNVCRSLFEKDKLLFSFLLCCNLLLAKKEIEHSDLMFLLTGGVGLQNTVANPDPSWLQDKSWDEICRASELPDFQGLKEAFIKNPEDFKLIYDSKEPCSISLPAPWGDKLTDLQKMIIFRCLRPDKMVPAVTKFVTRNLGKKFVQPPAFDLTKSYLDSNSTIPLVFVLSPGADPMASLLKFASDKKMDGSRFQSISLGQGQGPIAAKMISTAMQNGSWVCLQNCHLAVSWMSNLEKICEDFSLTTCHQDFRLWLTSYPSPKFPVSILQNGVKMTNEQPTGLRLNLLQSYLTDPVSDSNFFNGCPDKKPVWEKLLFGLCFFHALVQERKTFGPLGWNIPYGFNESDLHISMRQLQQFVNEYDKVPFEAITYLTGECNYGGRVTDDWDRRLLMTTLADFYCEDIIKTFRYPFSPSGQYFAPPKSTYEEYIQFIENLPLSQQPEVFGLHENVDISKDLQQTKLLFDSLLLTQGGGAMGGVSSGGDSALYDIANNILTQLPPTFDREAVLLKYPVLYEESMNTVLVQEMERYNRLCSTICVSLQNLLKAIKGLVVMDSELEAVAGNLIVGKVPERWAKFSYPSLKPLGSYITDFLARLRFLQIWYENGQPKVFWLSGFFFTQAFLTGVMQNFARKYQIPIDLLTFDFEVLPIDKSETAPEDGVYVNGLFLDGARWDRESGVLTEQHPRILFDSMPIVWVKPTEKKNISQTDSLYVCPLYKTSERKGTLSTTGHSTNFVIAMMLSTKKRPQHWIKRGVAMLLQLDD, encoded by the exons cTGCGATCCGCCCTTCACAAAAGTATAGATGAGTTTGTCAGCGTGTTCCACCCAAGCCGAAAACACTGCCTGCCCATCTTTCAAATGGCTTTGACGTTTGACGATGAGAAAATGGAAATGTATCCCACTCCTCGAGACGTGGAAACATCTGTTCTGGAGATCCTAAACGTCATCACAAATACGTTTCAG AAAGTTCAGACTGTTCAGTCGTGGTTGGGGCACACATCACCCTCTTTTGTGAATGCCAAGGTGACTGAGGATTACTTTTCGTGGGCTCAGACCACTGTGAAGAATGCTGTCCTGAAAAACATGGAGGAACCTGGCAAACATTTCCAAAGCTATG TTGACAGCTACCGTTGGCTTGTGAATGGAACTGCCCGGACTCaagttgacacattttttaaagaagagcACTCCTTTGAGGATTATACTAAG aaagtggAGGAGTTCCACAATCTGGCAAAAAAGATCATCAGCCTTCCATCAAAAGTCTACTTCACAATGGTCCAGCTGGACTGCGAGGAGCTGAAACAAGGGCTAGCCAACAAAGCCAAAGGCTACGCTGACCTGCTTCTGGAGAAACTGGTGATCAGACAGCGTCAGCAAAGTCTACT gATCTGTTCTGAATTTGAAGCCATCAAAAAGAGGATTCTGGACGTTCCAAAAAGCACAGAGGAAATTGCTGAGATGGAAAAATACATCGATTTTaccaagaaaaatgtcattccagagctaaataaaaaagtgaag GATGCCAGCAGCCACATCATCTACCTACTGGAAACCCATGTTGCTAAATCAGAAGACATCAAGCTAAACTCTACGGTTTATCTCTGGCCGCACAACATCCTCCTTGCATTTGAACAGAGTGAAGAG GTGCTGCAGAGTTCCAGACAGAAGGAAGAGAAAGAGCTGTTAGCCAAAAGAGAAAGACTGACTGCACAGCTAGAGAAGTTGGAACGCACTATCAAAACATTTCCTCTCTGTTCAGAGTTGGGTTTGATCCAGGAG TATGTTGCAGATGTCCGAACTGCAGGAAAACGTCTTCAGGAGACTGAAGAAACTATTGCTGGCATTAATAAAGAAGAGTCTTTCTATAAATGGGAGATAACATGTTACCCAGAAGTGAAGGCTATGAGAGAGCAAATGGAGCCGTACCAGAAGGTTTTTGAATGTATCCTGAAGTGGCAGCATGCAGAGAGCAG GTGGATGGATGGTTCCTTCTTGGACTTAAATGGGGAAACCATGGAAACTCAAGTCGACGAGTTCTATCGGGAGATCTACAAGATGTTGAAGTTTTTCCAACAGAAGCAGAGTAAAGCTGCTCAGGAAATGGCAAAGACTTACAGGAAGGCAGAAGGACAACCAGATGAGAAGGATCCAATCAAGCAGGAGAGTCCCACAGTTAATTTGTGCTCTATTGTTATAGAACAGATCAAAAAGTTCAAG GACTACATCCCTGTAGTGTCCATTCTCTGTAACCCAGGTATCAGAGGTCGTCACTGGGAAAAGATGTCCCAGATAGTGGGGTATGACCTCACCCCTAATTTTGGTACATCACTACGCAAACTTTTACAACTGAAACTGGAACCTTTCCTGGAAGAGTTTGAGTCGATCAGTGTTGCTGCCAGCAAA gagttttCTCTGGAGAAGGCGATGCAAACCATGACACAGGTGTGGGATGCTGTTTCTTTCCACCATCAGCCTCACAAGGACACTGGCGTTTCCATCTTGACTGCCTTGGATGATATTCAGATGATGCTGGACGACCAGATTGTGAAAACTCAAACCATGATGGGCTCACCATTCGTCAAaccttttcaaaatgaaatgaag CAATGGGAGGAGCGTCTGCTTCATATCCAAGAATCCATCGATGAATGGCTAAAATTGCAGGCCCAGTGGCTTTACCTGGAACCCATATTTTCATCTCAGGACATCATGCAACAGATTCCGGAGGAGGGAAGACTCTTCCAAACTGTTGACCAAAACTGGAGAGAGATCATGGGTCATTGTATCAAGGACCCAAAG GTTTTGCAAGCAACCTCACTTCCTGGTTTACTGGAAACACTGCAAGAATGCAATGCCCTTCTGGAAAAAATTATGAAAGGTCTGAATGCCTATTTGGAGAAGAAACGACTATTTTTTCCAAG GTTCTTCTTTTTGTCCAATGATGAAATGCTGGAGATTCTTTCTGAAACCAAAGACCCTCTGCGTGTCCAGCCTCATCTAAAGAAATGCTTTGAGGGCATTGCCAAACTGGACTTCTTACCCAATCTGGATATCCAG GCCATGTACAGCAGTGAGGGAGAGCGTGTTGAGCTGATCCAGAACATCTCCACATCTGAAGCCAAAGGAGCTGTGGAGAAGTGGCTCCTTCAGCTGGAGGATGCGATGGTTTCCAGTGTAAGGGATGTAATAGATCGCTCCAGAGTG GCCTATGAAAAGACTGCAAGGAACCAGTGGGTCAAGGAATGGCCAGGACAGGTGGTGCTCTGCAGCTCACAAATTTTTTGGACTTTGGAGGTTCACAAGGCCTTCGAGACAGGAACTAAT GGTTTAAAGAAGTACTATCAACAACTCcaaaatcaattaaatgatATTGTAGAACTGGTGAGAGGAAAACTGCCCAAACAGACGAGGACTACTCTTGGAGCTCTGGTAACAATTGATGTCCATGCCAGAGATGTAGTCATGGAGCTCATTGAGAAAG GTGTATCGCATGACACTGACTTCCAATGGCTGGCTCAGCTTCGCTATTACTGGATGAACGACAATGTTCGCGTCCACATAATAAACTGTGATGTAAAATATGCCTACGAGTACCTGGGGAACTCACCGCGTCTAGTGATCACTCCTCTGACAGACAGATGCTACAGAACCCTg ATTGGAGCGTTCCACCTGAACTTGGGGGGCGCTCCGGAGGGTCCGGCTGGGACAGGAAAGACTGAAACTACAAAAGACTTGGCCAAAGCGCTTGCTGTTCAGTGCGTGGTTTTCAACTGTTCAGACGGACTGGATTATCTCGCAATGGGAAAA TTTTTTAAAGGTCTAGCTTCATCTGGAGCCTGGGCATGCTTTGATGAATTCAACCGCATTGAGCTGGAGGTTCTATCTGTAGTGGCCCAACAGGTTCTCTGCATTCAGAGGGCcatcatgcacaaactggagcACTTTGACTTTGAAGGGACCATGCTCAAACTGAATCCCAACTGCTTTGTGTCCATCACAATGAATCCGGGCTACGCAGGACGTTCAGAACTGCCAGACAACCTCAAG gTCTTGTTCCGCACGGTAGCCATGATGGTTCCAAACTACGCTCTAATAGCAGAGATCTCTCTGTACTCCTATGGCTTCCTCAACGCCAAACCCCTGTCAGCCAAAATTGTGATGACCTACAGGCTTTGCTCAGAGCAGCTCTCATCCCAGTTCCACTATGATTACGGAATGCGAGCTGTCAAAGCCGTCCTCCTGGCTGCTGGGAACCTCAAACTCAAGTTTCCTAATGAGAATGAAGACATCCTG CTCCTGAGATCCATAAAAGATGTCAATGAGCCCAAGTTTCTATCCCATGATATTCCGCTGTTTAACGGAATCACCAGTGACTTATTCCCAGGCATTTCCCTTCCTGTGGCTGACTATAAG CTTTTCTTAGAGGCTGCTGAAGAATGCTGCAAAATTCACAATGTCCAGCCAACTCCGGTCTTCATGGAAAAGCTGATCCAGACGTACGAGATGATGATTGTTAGGCATGG GTTTATGTTGGTGGGAGAATCATTTGCTGGAAAAACTAAGGTACTGCACGTTCTGGCGGATACTCTAAGCTTAATGAACGAGAGAGGACATGGTGAGGAGGAGAAGGTCATCTTCAGGACACTGAATCCAAAGTCTATTACCATGGGACAACTCTTTGGACAGTTCGACCTTGTTTCCCATGAG TGGACAGATGGAGTTGTAGCCAACACTTTTCGTGAGTTTGCTTTGGCTGAAACGCCAGACCGCAAGTGGGTGGTGTTTGATGGTCCCATTGATACACTGTGGATTGAAAGTATGAACACTGTCCTGGATGACaacaaaaag TTGTGCCTGATGAGTGGGGAGATCATTCAGATGTCCAGTCAGATGAGTCTAATATTTGAAGCGATGGATTTGTCACAAGCTTCG CCTGCCACGGTCAGTCGATGTGGCATGATCTACATGGAGCCGTCTCAGCTTGGCTGGAAGCCTCTGGTGATCTCCTGGATGAACACGCTTCCTGATCCTCTGCAAAACCCAGAGAATCATTCCCTCATACTGGATCTCTTTCACTGGCTCATTCCACCCTCCCTCCAAATGCTGCGCAAGCACTGCAGG GAAGTTGTCCCCACTAGCAACAGTCACACGGTGGTAGCGCTCTGCCgattgttcaaaatgattcTGGATGAACCATTGAAAACAGAACCTGATGAAGAGAGTATCCACACTTGGATCATG GCAGCCTTTGCTTCCTCCCTGGTGTGGTCCGTGGGTGGCTGCTGTGACACGGATAGCAGAGAAAAGTTTAGTGACTTCATCAGACAAATCGTTTCAGGAAAAGACAAAGAACATCCAATCCCTGAAACGATTGAAAGATGGGAGTGTCCAATAAATGAGAAAGGCCTGGTGTATGACTACTTTTATGAG tttaaagaaaaaggtaGATGGATCCATTGGAAGGACACTATTCAGAACATCAACCTTGGAGACATAAACACTAAAGGGCAGGAGATCATTGTTCCCACCATAGACACAGTTCGGTACACGTACCTGATGGATCTCTGCATCAGCCAAGGAAT CCCTCTCCTATTTGTTGGTCCTACTGGTACTGGGAAGTCGGTGTACGTTAAAGACAAACTGATGAACAATCTGGACAAAGATAGCTACCTTCCATTTTTTATCAACTTTTCTGCCCACACAAGTGCAAACCAGACTCAG AATATCATTATGTCCAAGCTAGATAAGAGAAGGAAAGGGGTGTTTGGCCCTCCTTTGGGAAAAAAGTATGTCCTGTTTGTGGATGACCTGAACATGCCTGCccgggaacagtttggagcacAGCCTCCTGTGGAGCTCCTACGACAGTTTTTAGACCATGGACACTG GTATGACTTGAAGGACACCTCCAAAATCAGCCTTGTGGATGTTCAGTTCATCTCAGCGATGGGTCCCCCTGGTGGTGGAAGGAATGCTGTAACTTCTCGATTCCTTCGGCACCTCAACGTCATAAGCATAAACCCTTTCAGCGACGACACCATGGTTCACATTTTCTCGAGTATTGTGTCCTTTTCTATGAAAAAGAATTTGTTCCTACCTGAGTTTGTCAACGTGGGAAACCAAATCGTCACAGCCATGATGGAA GTGTATAAGAAAGCCATGGAGAACCTGCTTCCCACTCCAGCCAAGTCTCATTACACCTTTAACTTACGGGACTTCTCTCGAGTCATCCAAGGCTGCCTGCTGCTGAAAAAGGAGTCCCTGGAGGACAAGCACACTCTGATCCGATTGTTTGTCCATGAGGTCTTTCGCGTCTACTATGATCGCCTTGTTGATAACGAAGACAGAACGTGGCTCTACCAACTAATGCAGAGCATAGTCAAGGATCACTTCAATGAGCCGTTTGACCAAGTTTTTGAGCAACTGAAGCAAGACGATAAAGAA ctGGAGGAGAAAGATATGCACAACCTACTGTTTGGGGACTACATGAACCCTGACCTGGAGGGTGATGAGCGTTTGTACACTGAGGTGCCCTCGGTTGAAACCTTTGCTGAGGTGGTCAAATCGTGCCTTGAAGAATACAACCAAATGCACAAAAATCGAATGAATCTGGTCATTTTCAG ATATCTCCTGGAGCACTTGTCACGTATCAGTCGTATATTAAAGCAGCCTGGAGGCAATGCTTTGCTAGTTGGAGTCGGAGGCAGCGGACGGCAGTCCATAACTCGTCTGGCCACATCAATGGCCCACATGACCTTATTCCAGCCGGAGATCTCCAAGAACTATGGCATGACGGAGTGGAGAGATGATCTAAAG atgCTGCTGAAGAATGCTGGAGTTAAAGGACAAAAGACGGTCTTTCTGATAACTGACACTCAGATTAAGGATGAAGCCTTTCTTGAAGACATTGACAGCGTGCTGAACACTGGAGAAGTGCCCAATCTGTTTGCAGTAGATGAGAAACAGGAAATCATGGAG acGATTCGCCCCATCGCTCAAGCAGGAAATAAAAGTGTGGAGCTGAGCCCTTTGACTCTGTTTGCCTTCTTTGTGGCTCGCTGCAAAGAAAACTTGCATGTTGTGGTGGCCTTCAGTCCCATTGGAAAAGCATTCCGAAAGCGTCTGCGGCAATTCCCATCTCTCATTAACTGCTGCACCATTGACTGGTTCCAG CCGTGGCCAGAGGAAGCTCTTGAGCGAGTTGCCAATTCATTCTTGGAATCACTTGAGATGAGTGAAAACGAGCGGCAGGAGGTCATAACCATCTGCAAAACATTTCACACCTCCGCAAATCAGCTCTCAGACAA ATTCCAGGCTGAACTGGGTCGCTATAATTATATCACTCCTACATCCTACCTGGAGCTGATTGCAACTTTCCAGCAGCTTATTTCTCAGAAGAGAGAGACCATCATGAATGCAAAACAGAGGTATATCAATGGGCTTGATCAGCTTGCTTTTGCTGAGTCGGAG gttgctaaaatgaagaaagaacTGGTAGATCTCCAGCCCAAACTGGAACAAGCAAAGATAGAAAACACCAAAATGATGGAG gTGATTGAAGTAGAATCTATAGAAGTGGAAGCCAAAAGTAGAGTTGTTCATGTTGACGAGGAGGCGGCAGCCATAAAAGCCAACGAGGCCCAGGCTCTGAAGAGCGAGTGTGAGAGTGACTTGGCTGAAGCCTTGCCTGCACTGGAAGCAGCTCTGACTGCTTTGGACACATTGAAG CCCTCTGATATCAGCATTGTGAAAGCGATGAAAAATCCTCCCTCAGGAGTGAAGCTGGTTATGGCAGCTGTATGTGTGATGAAGAACGTGAAGCCAGATAGGATACCTGACCCTGCTGGGACCGGAAAAAAG ATATCTGACTTCTGGGGTCCAAGCAAAAAGCTTCTGGGAGATATGAACTTTTTACGAGATCTTAAAGAGTACGACAAAGACAATATTCCT GTTCCTGTGATGCACACAATTCGGAATGAGTTCATGACCAATCCTGACTTTGATCCCAGCAAAGTGGCAAATGCTTCCTCTGCAGCGGAAGGCCTTTGCAAGTGGATCACAGCGATGGAGGTTTATGACAGAGTCGCCAAG GTTGTGGCTCCGAAGAAAGCGAAGCTTGCAGAGGCACAGGAGTCTTTGGCTGCTACTAAAGCTGTGCTAGACCAGAAGAGAGCCGAGTTGAAGGAGGTTGAAGACCGGTTGACTGCTCTTCAAAAAACTTTTGAGGAGAAGACAGAGGAAAAGGCCCGCCTTGAGATGCAAGTGGAGTTATGCGCCAGGAAGTTGGAGAGAGCAGAAAAGCTCATCGGTGGTCTGAGTGGAGAGAAGACAAG ATGGTCTAAAGCAGCAGAGGACCTGCAGAACACTTACGACAACTTGACAGGAGACGTTCTTATTTCTGCCGGCGTCATCGCCTACTTGGGACCTTTCACTTCTGGCTTCAGACAAAACTGCACCAAATCATGGACCACTCTCTGTCAA TCTAAAAACATTCCATCTTCAGACGAATTCTCTCTCAGTAAAACTCTGGGGGATCCCATTGAAATCAGGGCATGGAACATAGCAGGCCTTCCCAATGACTCTTTCTCTATTGACAATGGTGTCGTTGTAAGAAATTCGCGTAGATG GCCTTTGATGATTGACCCTCAAGGTCAAGCCAACAAATGGGTGAAGAATTTAGAAAAAGACAACAACCTGAACGTGATCAAGCTAACTGATGGGGACTACATGAGAACCCTTGAAAACTGCATTCAGTTTGGAACCCCACTGTTGCTCGAAAATGTTGGAGAAGAGCTGGATCCGTCACTGGAGCCTCTGCTGCTCAAGCAAACGTTCAAACAAG GTGGTGTGGAATGCATAAAACTTGGGGATCGAGTGATTGAATACTCGGCTGACTTCCGTTTCTACATTACGACCAGACTCAAGAACCCTCACTATCTACCAGAGGTGGCCACCAAAGTGTCCTTGCTCAATTTCATGATCACGCCAGAGGGGTTGGAAGACCAGCTGCTGGGAATAGTTGTTGCAAAAGAGAG GCCCGAACTGGAAGAGGAGAGGAATGCTTTAATCCTGCAGTCAGCTAATAACAAGAGACAGCTAAAGGAAACAGAGGACAGCATCCTAGAAACTCTCCAGTCTTCCAAGGGAAACATCCTGGAGGATGAAAGTGCCATTCAAATTTTAGACTCTGCAAAGATAATGTCCAATGAGATCACCAAGAAGCAACAG atTGCAGAGAAAACAGAACTCAAGATAGCAGAGTCCAGAGAGGGCTACAGAGAGGTCGCCAAGCATTCTTCCATCCTCTTCTTTAGTATTGCTGATCTCACCAACATTGACCCCATGTACCAATACTCCCTCATCTGGTTTGTCAACCTCTACATAAACTCTATACAAGACAG CATCAAGTCCAAGGTTCTGAAGCAAAGACTTGAGTACTTGAAAGATCACTTCACCTACAACCTGTACTGCAATGTCTGCCGGTCGCTCTTCGAGAAGGACAAGCTTCTTTTCTCCTTTCTTCTCTGCTGCAATTTGCTGtt AGCTAAGAAAGAGATCGAGCACTCAGACCTGATGTTCTTGCTCACTGGGGGAGTGGGTCTGCAGAACACTGTGGCCAATCCCGACCCCAGCTGGCTTCAGGACAAAAGCTGGGATGAAATCTGCAGGGCTAGTGAACTTCCAGATTTCCAAGGACTAAA AGAGGCTTTCATCAAAAATCCAGAAGACTTTAAGCTCATTTATGACAGCAAGGAGCCATGCAGCATTAGCTTGCCTGCACCCTGGGGTGACAAACTCACAGACCTGCAGAAGATGATCATTTTTCGGTGTCTCCGACCTGATAAGATGGTGCCAGCAGTGACTAAATTTGTGACTCGCAATCTGGGCAAAAAGTTTGTCCAACCTCCTGCCTTTGACTTAACAAAGAGCTACCTAGACTCAAACTCCACCATCCCTCTGGTGTTTGTGCTTTCTCCAGGAGCTGACCCCATGGCAA GTTTGTTGAAGTTTGCcagtgacaaaaaaatggaCGGTTCGAGGTTCCAGTCTATTTCTCTGGGTCAAGGCCAAGGGCCCATAGCTGCTAAGATGATATCCACAGCCATGCAGAATGGATCCTGGGTGTGTTTGCAGAATTGCCACCTGGCTGTTTCATGGATGTCCAACCTCGAGAAGATCTGCGAGGACTTCAGCCTCACAACGTGTCACCAAGACTTCCGCCTCTGGCTCACAAGCTACCCCTCACCTAAG TTTCCAGTGAGCATCCTGCAGAATGGGGTGAAAATGACAAATGAGCAACCGACGGGACTTCGCCTCAACCTTCTGCAGTCTTACTTGACAGATCCCGTTTCTGACTCAAACTTCTTTAATGGATGTCCAGACAAGAAAcca GTTTGGGAGAAACTCCTGTTTGGGCTGTGCTTCTTCCATGCTCTTGTTCAGGAGAGGAAAACGTTTGGGCCTCTGGGCTGGAATATCCCCTACGGGTTTAATGAGTCTGACCTCCACATAAGCATGAGACAGCTGCAG CAATTTGTGAATGAGTATGACAAGGTCCCATTTGAGGCGATTACATATCTTACTGGAGAGTGTAACTACGGTGGCCGGGTGACGGATGACTGGGACAGGCGCCTCCTGATGACCACTTTAGCAGATTTCTACTGCGAGGACATAATCAAAACATTCCGTTACCCTTTCTCACCCAGTGGTCAATATTTTGCCCCGCCCAAATCTACCTATGAAGAGTACATCCAATTCATCGAG AATCTACCACTCAGTCAGCAACCAGAGGTGTTTGGACTGCATGAAAACGTGGACATTTCCAAAGACTTGCAGCAGACAAAGCTACTGTTTGATTCACTGCTGCTTACCCAGGGGGGAGGAGCCATGGGAGGGGTCAGCTCTGGGGGTGACAGCGCCCTCTATGATATAGCAAACAATATACTCACCCAG CTTCCACCCACTTTCGACAGAGAAGCAGTTCTCCTGAAGTACCCTGTGCTCTATGAGGAGAGCATGAACACTGTGCTTGTTCAAGAAATGGAGCGCTACAACAG GTTGTGCAGCACCATTTGTGTGAGCCTTCAAAACCTTTTGAAGGCTATCAAAGGCTTGGTGGTGATGGATTCAGAGCTGGAGGCAGTCGCAGGAAATCTGATCGTGGGCAAGGTCCCGGAAAGATGGGCCAAATTCTCTTACCCGAGCCTCAAACCCCTCGGCAGTTACATTACTGACTTTCTAGCGAGACTCAGGTTTTTACAG ATTTGGTATGAAAATGGACAGCCCAAGGTGTTCTGGCTGTCTGGTTTCTTCTTCACTCAGGCTTTTCTAACTGGAGTTATGCAAAACTTTGCAAGGAAATACCAAATCCCCATTGACCTGTTAACCTTTGATTTTGAG gttCTTCCTATTGATAAGTCAGAAACCGCTCCTGAAGATGGTGTTTACGTTAACGGGCTGTTTCTTGATGGAGCTCGATGGGACCGAGAGAG TGGAGTTCTGACTGAACAACACCCCAGAATTCTCTTTGACTCCATGCCTATCGTCTGGGTGAAGCCAA cggaaaaaaagaacataagtCAAACTGACAGCCTGTATGTCTGCCCTCTGTATAAGACCAGTGAGAGGAAAGGAACTCTGTCAACAACGGGCCACTCCACCAATTTTGTTATTGCAATGATGCTGTCAACCAAGAAGCGCCCACAGCACTGGATCAAGCGCGGCGTGGCCATGCTCCTCCAGCTAGATGACTGA